In Acidobacteriota bacterium, one DNA window encodes the following:
- a CDS encoding threonine synthase, with translation MPSLKCIHCQTEFPTTEHLYTCPQCAGLLDVAYDLSAVSGERLISGWDWRRASPKAIDQSGVWRFRELLPEASEDEVVTLTEGNTQIWDAPRSAAYAGMERLAFKHLGMNPTGSFKDLGMTTGITQARRLGATAVACASTGNTSASMAAYAARAGMKAFVFIPSGQIALGKLSQALDYGAEVLQIEGDFDDAMRLVREVANETPIYLLNSVNPFRLEGQKTIAFELLQQRGWQLPDRIAVPGGNLGNSSAIAKGLHELQQCGVIERLPQLTIIQAEGANPLYRMWQAQAETLTPVAGAATLATAIKIGNPVSWPKAVRGLRWCDGLVEHVTEQEIADAKAMIGRDGIGCEPASAVTLAGIKKLVAAGEIKPNEDVVAILTGHVLKDPDYTVSYHGGTLGCTDKAGQRHALTSQFANAFVKVPAERAAILRALAL, from the coding sequence ATGCCTTCACTGAAATGTATTCACTGCCAAACCGAATTCCCTACGACCGAACACCTTTACACCTGCCCGCAATGCGCGGGCTTACTGGATGTCGCCTATGACCTGAGCGCCGTCTCTGGCGAACGCTTGATCAGCGGCTGGGACTGGCGGCGCGCGTCGCCCAAAGCGATTGACCAGAGCGGCGTCTGGCGCTTCCGCGAATTGCTGCCCGAAGCGAGCGAGGACGAAGTCGTCACGCTGACCGAAGGTAATACGCAAATCTGGGATGCGCCGCGTTCGGCGGCCTACGCCGGGATGGAGCGGCTGGCCTTCAAACATCTGGGGATGAATCCGACCGGTTCGTTCAAGGATTTGGGCATGACGACCGGCATCACGCAGGCGCGGCGTTTGGGGGCGACCGCGGTCGCCTGCGCCAGCACGGGCAATACGTCGGCTTCGATGGCAGCGTATGCGGCGCGCGCGGGGATGAAGGCGTTCGTATTCATTCCCTCCGGGCAAATTGCATTGGGCAAGCTGTCGCAGGCGCTCGATTACGGCGCGGAGGTCTTGCAGATCGAAGGCGATTTTGACGATGCGATGCGGCTGGTGCGCGAGGTAGCGAACGAGACGCCGATTTACCTGCTCAATTCGGTCAACCCGTTCCGGCTGGAAGGCCAAAAGACCATCGCCTTTGAATTACTGCAACAACGCGGCTGGCAACTGCCAGATCGCATCGCCGTGCCGGGCGGCAACCTCGGCAATTCGTCGGCGATTGCCAAAGGGCTGCACGAATTGCAGCAGTGCGGCGTGATCGAACGCTTGCCGCAACTGACGATCATCCAGGCCGAGGGCGCGAATCCGCTTTATCGCATGTGGCAGGCACAGGCCGAAACGCTGACGCCGGTTGCGGGCGCGGCGACATTGGCGACCGCGATCAAGATCGGCAATCCGGTCTCGTGGCCCAAAGCCGTGCGCGGCTTGCGTTGGTGCGACGGCCTGGTCGAACACGTAACAGAACAGGAAATCGCCGACGCCAAAGCAATGATCGGGCGCGACGGCATCGGTTGCGAACCGGCTTCGGCAGTCACGCTGGCGGGGATCAAAAAGCTGGTCGCTGCGGGCGAGATTAAACCCAACGAAGACGTCGTCGCCATCCTGACCGGGCACGTCTTGAAAGACCCTGATTACACCGTCAGCTATCACGGCGGCACGCTTGGATGCACAGACAAGGCAGGCCAGCGGCACGCACTGACCTCGCAATTCGCCAATGCCTTTGTCAAAGTGCCCGCCGAGCGTGCAGCGATTTTGCGGGCGTTGGCGCTTTGA
- a CDS encoding SDR family oxidoreductase yields MQTVLVAGATGQLGRCVVHELKQQGHRVRVLARNPANIEADETKQADLTKPETLDGACAGVDAIISCAGAAMTMGGFGNRQSFYQVDWQGNVNLLTEAQRQRVPKFVYVSLAHANTIRQVEYADAHARFAEALQASGLPHTVVSPTGFFGFMLEILKYAKQGRGVLIGDGSCRTNPIHEADVARACVEALTSNEREMLVGGPEVFTRKEITELAFDVLGRPPKLMKVPPGLFKALITPLKLINPRLHALMDFGVAVTQVDCVAPAYGQQRLRDYFNAALPSL; encoded by the coding sequence ATGCAAACTGTCCTCGTTGCCGGAGCCACGGGCCAGCTTGGCCGTTGTGTCGTGCATGAACTCAAACAGCAAGGCCACCGCGTGCGCGTCTTGGCCCGCAACCCTGCCAACATTGAAGCCGATGAAACGAAGCAGGCCGATCTCACCAAGCCGGAGACGTTGGACGGCGCTTGCGCAGGCGTGGATGCAATCATTTCGTGCGCGGGCGCTGCGATGACGATGGGCGGCTTTGGCAATCGGCAGTCGTTTTACCAAGTGGATTGGCAAGGCAACGTCAATTTGCTGACCGAGGCGCAACGGCAGCGCGTGCCAAAGTTTGTTTATGTCTCGCTGGCGCACGCCAATACCATACGACAGGTCGAATACGCCGATGCGCACGCGCGCTTTGCCGAAGCCTTGCAAGCTTCGGGCCTGCCGCACACCGTCGTCAGCCCGACGGGCTTTTTTGGTTTCATGCTGGAGATTTTGAAATACGCCAAACAGGGGCGCGGCGTGCTGATTGGCGACGGCAGTTGCCGCACCAACCCGATTCACGAGGCCGATGTCGCGCGCGCTTGTGTCGAAGCCTTGACGAGCAACGAACGCGAAATGCTGGTTGGCGGGCCGGAGGTTTTCACTCGCAAAGAAATCACCGAACTCGCGTTTGACGTGCTAGGCCGTCCGCCCAAACTGATGAAAGTCCCGCCGGGCTTATTCAAAGCGTTGATCACGCCGCTCAAACTCATCAACCCGCGTCTGCACGCGCTGATGGATTTCGGCGTCGCGGTGACGCAGGTTGATTGCGTCGCGCCCGCGTATGGCCAGCAACGTTTGCGGGATTATTTCAACGCCGCCCTGCCCAGTTTGTAG
- a CDS encoding RICIN domain-containing protein: MRNWIRCLAFALCGFGLLQSPNATAQQAAFTGPGRYRIENVASGKSLDVKQEDKRTVQQWATHGAAHQQWDVEDAGNGYYWLRSAADGKLLDFAENRTRDGVNLIVADKRDSDYQLWKLNDAGNGQYTIVSKTGKAIDVPATARMQDGAKLQVMGEHGLENQRFRFYRLGDLPAVAGGIRPRDRELVMRPTPTPTPALGQYSGPGRYSVQSVHSGKYLDLKLEDQETLQQWSPSGARNQQWEIEDAGGGYVYLRSGENGKALEVANSRPTDGTAVFVRNNRSNTDTQKWRIVEQGNGEYAILSRTGRVLDLAEFNQNDGAKLYVWKETRAANQRFRFARVTQGETYTGGRVRGPQPTPTPAPTPAPYTPGKLVWRGRVDIEILLDVRGGVVTERSVAGQSFNNGRILSSTGAMPLVTLFRAG; encoded by the coding sequence ATGCGTAACTGGATTCGCTGCCTGGCCTTCGCTCTGTGCGGCTTTGGCTTATTGCAATCACCCAACGCCACGGCGCAACAGGCCGCGTTCACCGGACCGGGCCGCTATCGCATTGAAAATGTCGCGTCGGGCAAATCGCTCGACGTGAAACAGGAAGACAAACGCACCGTGCAGCAATGGGCCACGCACGGCGCAGCCCATCAGCAGTGGGATGTCGAAGACGCGGGCAACGGCTATTACTGGCTGCGTTCGGCTGCCGATGGCAAGCTGTTGGATTTCGCCGAGAACCGCACGCGCGACGGCGTCAACCTGATCGTGGCTGATAAACGCGACAGCGATTATCAGTTGTGGAAGCTCAACGACGCGGGCAATGGGCAATACACCATCGTCAGCAAAACCGGCAAAGCGATTGACGTGCCCGCGACGGCACGCATGCAGGACGGCGCCAAATTGCAAGTGATGGGCGAGCACGGCTTGGAAAATCAGCGCTTCCGGTTTTATCGCCTGGGCGATTTGCCAGCCGTGGCGGGCGGCATCCGTCCGCGTGATCGCGAACTGGTGATGCGTCCGACGCCCACGCCGACGCCTGCGTTGGGACAGTACAGCGGGCCGGGTCGTTACTCAGTGCAAAGCGTGCACAGCGGCAAATACCTCGATCTGAAGCTGGAAGACCAAGAGACCTTACAACAATGGTCGCCGAGCGGCGCGCGTAATCAGCAGTGGGAAATCGAAGACGCGGGCGGCGGTTATGTTTACCTGCGCTCCGGCGAAAACGGCAAAGCGCTGGAAGTCGCCAACAGCCGGCCTACGGATGGCACGGCGGTGTTCGTGCGCAACAACCGCAGCAACACCGACACGCAAAAATGGCGCATTGTGGAGCAGGGCAACGGCGAATACGCCATCCTTTCGCGCACGGGCCGCGTACTCGACCTGGCCGAATTCAATCAGAACGACGGCGCGAAGCTTTACGTTTGGAAGGAAACGCGCGCGGCCAATCAACGCTTCCGATTCGCGCGCGTCACGCAAGGCGAAACATACACCGGTGGCCGCGTGCGCGGGCCGCAACCCACGCCCACACCAGCGCCGACACCTGCTCCCTATACGCCAGGCAAACTGGTTTGGCGGGGCCGCGTGGACATCGAAATCCTGCTCGATGTGCGCGGCGGCGTAGTGACTGAACGCAGCGTCGCGGGGCAATCTTTCAACAACGGGCGCATTCTCTCTTCAACCGGCGCAATGCCGTTGGTAACGCTGTTTCGGGCCGGGTAA
- a CDS encoding universal stress protein codes for MVDVKRILCPLNHLPTAADAVEALRYAVALAAAYEAELFVCHCTSDPLTAEHAAHLRQTFEALLHELNGPRPIACQVLLIEGDPVSEIPAAAAERRVDLIVMRSRRRPLAAALLGSTAEAICRTAPCPVFVTHSNEHEWEGLQEGDLKLRRLLIAHDFSNDSELALSYGLLLAQEYQAEVHLMHVLPYEPVPALAVMPNSEAAAFHQAARRLQSAVPAEAFLWCQIKQVVRSGQPYREILTYAEDHEMDLICLGAQGAGFSMHALFGSNADRVLRQASCPVLITRPLKPALKQQTEAAVLHVSPQRGSLMMADGGTDSGRMPEL; via the coding sequence ATGGTTGATGTCAAACGCATTCTTTGTCCGCTAAATCATTTGCCCACGGCGGCAGACGCGGTGGAGGCGTTGCGTTATGCCGTCGCCTTAGCTGCCGCATACGAGGCTGAGTTGTTTGTCTGTCATTGCACTTCAGACCCGCTCACCGCAGAGCACGCGGCGCATTTGCGGCAGACCTTTGAAGCGCTCTTGCACGAGTTGAATGGGCCTAGGCCGATTGCTTGCCAGGTCTTGTTGATCGAAGGCGATCCGGTGTCAGAAATCCCGGCTGCCGCCGCTGAGCGCCGCGTGGATTTGATTGTGATGCGTTCGCGCCGCCGCCCCCTCGCCGCAGCGTTACTCGGTTCGACCGCTGAGGCGATTTGCCGGACAGCGCCTTGCCCGGTCTTCGTCACGCATTCAAACGAACACGAATGGGAGGGCTTGCAAGAGGGCGACCTCAAGTTGCGGCGGCTGCTAATCGCGCACGATTTTTCCAACGATTCGGAATTAGCGTTGTCCTACGGGTTGCTGCTGGCCCAGGAGTATCAAGCCGAAGTGCATCTGATGCACGTGCTGCCGTATGAACCTGTGCCGGCCTTGGCGGTGATGCCGAACAGCGAGGCCGCTGCCTTTCACCAGGCCGCGCGCCGTTTGCAATCCGCCGTGCCCGCCGAAGCGTTTTTGTGGTGCCAGATCAAACAGGTCGTGCGTTCGGGCCAGCCCTACCGCGAGATTCTGACGTATGCCGAAGATCACGAAATGGACTTGATCTGCCTGGGCGCCCAAGGCGCGGGTTTCTCGATGCACGCCCTGTTTGGGTCCAACGCCGACCGCGTCTTGCGCCAGGCATCTTGCCCGGTGCTGATTACGCGGCCCTTGAAACCGGCGCTGAAGCAACAAACCGAAGCGGCGGTTTTGCACGTGTCGCCGCAGCGCGGAAGCTTGATGATGGCTGATGGCGGCACTGACAGCGGACGGATGCCCGAATTGTAA
- a CDS encoding Hsp20 family protein, with the protein MQTSQAVAKQPEPLAAAKPKAVTAAESKPLFVEAEQLFEQMKELTQNIAKRAYDFFEARGREFGRELDDWFRAEAEMARRVPVEIKEESGKLIVRAEVPGFKAEEIKVSVEPQRLVISGKTTTQEEKQEAQTVYSEWRANQFCRALTLPGEVDPASAAATIKEGVLELTLTKIATPAPVQVAVKTA; encoded by the coding sequence ATGCAAACGTCTCAAGCAGTTGCGAAACAACCTGAACCGCTGGCCGCAGCGAAACCCAAGGCGGTGACAGCGGCGGAATCCAAACCGCTCTTTGTCGAAGCCGAACAGTTGTTCGAGCAGATGAAAGAGTTGACCCAAAATATCGCCAAGCGCGCTTATGATTTCTTTGAAGCGCGGGGGCGTGAGTTTGGCCGCGAATTGGACGACTGGTTCCGGGCCGAAGCCGAGATGGCGCGGCGCGTGCCCGTCGAGATCAAAGAAGAGAGCGGCAAGTTGATCGTGCGTGCTGAAGTGCCGGGCTTCAAGGCGGAAGAAATCAAGGTGAGCGTCGAACCGCAACGCCTCGTCATCAGCGGCAAGACCACCACGCAGGAAGAAAAACAGGAAGCGCAGACGGTTTATTCGGAATGGCGCGCGAATCAGTTTTGCCGCGCCCTCACATTGCCGGGTGAAGTTGACCCGGCTAGCGCTGCCGCGACGATCAAGGAAGGCGTGCTGGAACTCACCCTGACCAAAATCGCCACGCCAGCGCCAGTGCAAGTCGCGGTGAAGACGGCCTAG
- a CDS encoding ABC transporter permease — METILHDLRYGARMLLKSPGLTVVAVLSLALGIGANVALFSVVNAVLLRPLPYPQPERLMQLGQSGTGGDDGSVGEPKFLFWHENQQAFEALALYQSIGSGVNLAGGNEAEFVPALKVSQDFFRVLGVAPQLGRSFVNAEDQPSGTPVAVLSESLWRRRFGGSADLIGRTVLIDSVPHTVIGVLPRGFQFLPESDVYVPLRPSLKGDSDPNYGALGRLKIGVTPAQAKAEMQLVGEKYRAQFPRRMQPNETVGVEPWQQAMTADARGLLWLLLGAVGFVLLIACANVANLQLTRATARQRELAVRQALGAGWSRVLRQLLTESLLLALCGGAAGLLLAVWGVDWLAARVPEGRLAYLGGITLDWRVLLFALAAAVTTGLLFGLAPAWQVSRVDVNQALKDGANRGMASASQGRLRAALVVAEVALSLLLLVGAGLTSRTFVNLREVKPGFDAHNVLTFQLSPNGANYDTTAKTAAFYDRALERLRALPGVESAAVTSNLPLSAQFRMPFAIAGQPARRESVQFRLISADYFNVLRVPVRQGRAFAATDDTGTEHVAVVNEAFARKFLANVEPLGQPLQIGRGPNALQHRIVGVVGDTKHFGLNEAAPPMMFIPAAQAPADLTLMMRKFLSVKFMVRTTGDPLALSAAVQQQLREVDAALPVTALRSLEEIVDRSVAGERFNLALLGLFALLGMALAAVGIYGVMSYNVAQRTPELSLRLALGAQPGALLRLMLGQGMKLVLLGVALGVAAALALTRVLKAMLFGVSATDPLTFALIALLLTGVAFLACWLPARRATAVDPLVALRSE; from the coding sequence ATGGAAACCATCCTGCACGACTTACGCTACGGTGCGCGTATGCTACTGAAAAGCCCCGGCTTGACAGTGGTCGCGGTGCTTTCACTCGCCTTGGGCATCGGCGCGAATGTGGCGCTGTTCAGCGTCGTCAACGCAGTGTTGCTGCGTCCGCTGCCTTATCCGCAGCCGGAGCGGTTGATGCAACTGGGACAGAGCGGCACCGGCGGCGATGATGGTTCGGTGGGCGAACCCAAGTTCCTCTTCTGGCACGAAAACCAGCAAGCGTTCGAGGCGTTGGCGCTTTATCAATCCATCGGTTCCGGCGTCAATCTGGCGGGCGGTAATGAAGCCGAATTCGTGCCCGCGCTCAAAGTCTCGCAAGATTTTTTCCGCGTGCTCGGCGTCGCGCCGCAACTGGGCCGCAGCTTCGTCAACGCAGAAGACCAGCCCAGCGGCACACCCGTCGCGGTGTTGAGCGAAAGTCTGTGGCGGCGGCGTTTTGGCGGAAGCGCTGATTTGATCGGGCGCACCGTGCTGATTGACAGCGTACCTCACACCGTCATCGGCGTGTTGCCGCGCGGTTTCCAATTCCTGCCCGAATCCGATGTCTATGTGCCGCTACGTCCTTCGCTCAAAGGCGACAGCGACCCCAATTACGGCGCGCTGGGCCGGTTGAAAATCGGCGTGACGCCCGCGCAAGCCAAGGCCGAAATGCAGTTGGTCGGCGAAAAGTATCGCGCCCAGTTTCCGCGCCGCATGCAGCCGAATGAAACTGTCGGCGTCGAGCCTTGGCAACAGGCGATGACGGCGGATGCGCGCGGTCTGTTGTGGTTGTTGCTGGGCGCGGTCGGTTTCGTCTTGTTGATTGCCTGCGCGAATGTGGCGAACCTGCAATTGACGCGCGCGACGGCGCGGCAGCGTGAATTGGCCGTGCGGCAGGCGCTGGGCGCGGGCTGGTCGCGCGTCTTACGGCAGTTGCTGACCGAAAGCCTGTTGTTAGCGTTATGCGGCGGCGCGGCGGGCTTGCTGCTCGCCGTCTGGGGCGTGGATTGGCTAGCCGCGCGCGTGCCAGAAGGACGCTTGGCTTATCTGGGCGGCATCACGCTGGATTGGCGCGTGCTGCTATTCGCGTTGGCGGCGGCGGTCACGACGGGCTTGCTATTCGGCCTCGCGCCAGCCTGGCAAGTGTCGCGCGTGGATGTGAATCAGGCGCTCAAAGACGGCGCGAACCGTGGGATGGCGAGCGCCAGCCAGGGGCGTTTGCGCGCCGCGTTGGTCGTCGCCGAAGTTGCGTTGTCATTGTTGCTGCTGGTTGGCGCGGGCTTGACCTCGCGCACCTTCGTCAATCTGCGCGAGGTCAAGCCGGGTTTTGATGCGCACAACGTGCTGACCTTTCAACTCTCGCCCAACGGCGCGAATTATGACACGACGGCAAAGACGGCGGCCTTTTACGACCGCGCGCTCGAACGGTTGCGCGCCTTGCCCGGCGTCGAATCCGCCGCTGTCACCAGCAACCTGCCGCTCTCCGCGCAATTCCGCATGCCTTTTGCGATTGCGGGCCAACCCGCCCGGCGCGAATCGGTGCAGTTTCGGTTGATCTCCGCCGATTATTTCAACGTGTTGCGCGTGCCCGTGCGGCAAGGGCGCGCGTTCGCGGCGACTGATGACACGGGCACGGAACACGTCGCTGTTGTCAACGAGGCGTTTGCACGGAAATTCCTGGCGAACGTTGAGCCGCTGGGCCAGCCGTTGCAGATAGGGCGCGGGCCAAACGCCCTGCAACACCGCATCGTCGGCGTCGTCGGCGACACCAAACACTTCGGCTTGAACGAAGCGGCGCCGCCGATGATGTTCATCCCCGCCGCGCAAGCGCCCGCTGATCTCACGCTGATGATGCGCAAGTTTTTGTCAGTGAAGTTTATGGTGCGCACGACAGGCGACCCGCTGGCGTTGAGCGCCGCCGTACAGCAACAACTGCGCGAAGTGGATGCCGCCTTGCCGGTGACGGCGCTGCGTTCGCTGGAAGAGATCGTGGATCGTTCGGTCGCGGGCGAACGCTTCAACCTGGCTTTGTTGGGCCTGTTCGCTCTGCTTGGCATGGCGCTGGCCGCTGTCGGGATTTATGGCGTGATGAGTTACAACGTCGCGCAACGCACGCCCGAACTGAGCTTGCGTCTGGCCCTGGGCGCGCAACCGGGGGCGCTGTTGCGGTTGATGCTGGGGCAGGGCATGAAGCTGGTGTTGCTGGGCGTAGCGCTGGGCGTGGCGGCTGCGCTGGCGTTGACCCGCGTGTTGAAAGCCATGTTGTTTGGCGTCAGCGCGACCGATCCGCTGACCTTTGCTTTGATTGCGTTGCTGCTGACGGGCGTGGCGTTCCTGGCGTGCTGGCTGCCCGCGCGGCGCGCGACAGCGGTTGATCCGTTGGTGGCGCTGCGCAGCGAATAA
- a CDS encoding Uma2 family endonuclease, producing MTVNAAFATVPKKAPKSASQSFWSSLEWPAGLGAIILQPDAEHDRCTDEDYAQFCAAHPEPRTEMTSEGEMIIQLPVVSEGGGRNFLLTGRFAIWVEADGTGKGFDSSAGFTLPNGAKRAPDVSWMRRERWDALSPEQRQTFARICPDFVVELCSSSDRLKPLQRKMEEYMANGAQLGWLIDPLKKQVHIYRPNTAVEIPDKPTELSGEPLLPGFTLKLADILD from the coding sequence ATGACTGTCAATGCCGCATTTGCCACGGTACCGAAAAAAGCCCCGAAAAGTGCAAGCCAAAGCTTCTGGTCTTCGCTTGAATGGCCCGCCGGTCTGGGCGCCATCATCCTCCAGCCGGATGCCGAGCACGACCGCTGCACCGATGAGGACTACGCGCAATTTTGTGCCGCGCATCCTGAACCCCGCACCGAAATGACCAGCGAGGGCGAAATGATTATTCAACTGCCAGTTGTTTCCGAAGGTGGTGGCCGCAATTTTTTGTTGACCGGCCGTTTTGCAATTTGGGTCGAAGCCGATGGCACAGGCAAAGGTTTTGACTCCTCTGCCGGATTCACCTTGCCCAACGGGGCCAAACGCGCCCCTGATGTTTCGTGGATGCGGCGCGAACGTTGGGACGCCTTATCGCCGGAGCAGCGCCAAACTTTTGCGCGCATCTGCCCCGATTTTGTCGTCGAATTATGTTCGTCCTCAGACCGGCTGAAACCGTTGCAACGGAAAATGGAAGAGTACATGGCGAACGGCGCGCAATTGGGCTGGTTGATTGATCCATTGAAAAAGCAGGTGCACATTTACCGCCCTAATACGGCGGTCGAAATTCCGGACAAGCCCACCGAGCTTTCCGGCGAACCATTACTGCCGGGGTTCACCTTGAAACTGGCGGACATCCTCGATTGA
- a CDS encoding DinB family protein, with amino-acid sequence MKLYPSILLIVALAVTAFAQNAAPAAAAPQAAPSNPLSAEAKQMYNGVKTNLIKMAEKMPEENYAFKATPDVRTFGELIAHVADSQARTCSTVNGAAKAVNAGQKKTKAELVAALKESFTLCDQAFEGLTTDAKAVELVTMGQRQRTRIGALLQTVSHSNEEYGYMCVYMRLKGVVPPSSEGR; translated from the coding sequence ATGAAACTTTATCCATCCATTCTGCTGATCGTGGCGTTGGCCGTCACGGCCTTTGCTCAAAACGCCGCGCCCGCAGCCGCCGCGCCGCAAGCCGCCCCGTCCAACCCGCTCAGCGCCGAGGCCAAACAGATGTACAACGGCGTCAAAACCAATCTGATCAAGATGGCCGAAAAGATGCCGGAGGAAAACTATGCGTTCAAAGCCACGCCGGACGTGCGCACCTTTGGCGAACTGATCGCGCACGTCGCCGATTCGCAAGCGCGCACGTGTTCGACGGTGAATGGCGCGGCCAAAGCCGTCAACGCCGGTCAAAAGAAAACCAAGGCCGAATTGGTCGCGGCGCTCAAAGAGTCCTTCACGCTGTGCGATCAGGCGTTTGAAGGATTGACGACTGATGCCAAAGCCGTCGAATTGGTCACGATGGGCCAGCGCCAGCGCACGCGCATCGGCGCCTTGCTCCAGACTGTCTCGCACTCGAATGAAGAGTACGGCTATATGTGCGTTTACATGCGGCTCAAAGGCGTCGTGCCGCCCTCAAGCGAAGGACGCTAA
- a CDS encoding ThuA domain-containing protein, translating to MKRFLCTILLLTLTVLAAPAAAPIRVMLLDGESGGPYHKWQLTTPVLKKQLEETGLFQVDVVTAPPAGGDYSGFKPEFGKYQVVVWNYDAPDERWPAALKTAFEEYVKNGGGVVIVHAADNAFAGWSAFNEMIGIGGWRNRNEKAGPFWYFKDDKLVSDNTPGNAGNHGARTAYQMNMRDANHPITKGLPKLWMHQGDELYSRLRGPGKNMNVLATAYSDPANRGTGRDEPLLLTLSYGKGRIFHTALGHDIVALSCVGFITTFQRGTEWAATGKVTQKVPANFPTANSISYRSDIWALDPNYKRGLNGLDAAR from the coding sequence ATGAAAAGATTTCTCTGCACAATTCTTTTGCTCACGTTGACGGTGTTGGCCGCGCCCGCTGCCGCACCCATTCGCGTGATGCTGCTCGACGGCGAGAGCGGCGGGCCGTATCACAAATGGCAACTCACCACGCCCGTGCTGAAAAAACAGCTCGAAGAAACCGGCCTCTTTCAAGTTGATGTCGTCACCGCGCCCCCGGCGGGCGGCGATTACAGCGGCTTCAAACCGGAGTTCGGCAAGTATCAGGTCGTCGTTTGGAATTACGACGCGCCCGATGAACGCTGGCCTGCCGCGCTGAAAACCGCCTTTGAGGAATACGTCAAAAATGGCGGCGGGGTCGTCATTGTGCATGCCGCCGACAATGCCTTTGCGGGCTGGTCCGCCTTCAATGAAATGATCGGCATCGGCGGCTGGCGCAATCGCAACGAAAAAGCCGGGCCATTCTGGTACTTCAAAGACGACAAGCTGGTGTCGGACAACACGCCCGGCAATGCGGGCAATCACGGCGCGCGCACGGCTTACCAAATGAACATGCGCGATGCGAATCATCCGATCACCAAAGGCTTGCCGAAGCTCTGGATGCATCAAGGCGATGAACTCTATTCGCGCCTGCGCGGGCCGGGCAAAAACATGAACGTGCTGGCGACGGCCTATTCAGACCCGGCGAACAGAGGCACAGGCCGCGACGAGCCGTTGCTGCTGACGCTCAGTTACGGCAAAGGGCGCATCTTTCACACGGCGTTGGGCCACGACATTGTGGCGCTGAGCTGCGTCGGCTTCATCACGACCTTTCAACGCGGGACGGAATGGGCCGCGACGGGCAAGGTGACGCAAAAAGTCCCGGCCAATTTTCCGACGGCGAATTCGATCAGCTATCGCTCTGACATCTGGGCGCTGGACCCGAATTACAAACGCGGGCTGAACGGGCTGGATGCCGCCCGGTAA
- a CDS encoding c-type cytochrome — protein MCHQRKFRLLAVALGSVLLLAVTANNPSAQEPGGGGGRRGGNLREFLGLGPAPDPAAAKKGEPLYKQNCGGCHGADGRGAQAPNLLRSPLVLHDVKGEELTPVIKQGRGNMPAFPGLSADDIYAISQYIHLQVELTANRGTYGSTYASLRNQATGDAKQGEAFFKANCTACHSATGDLAKIGAKFAQVTALKSRFLWPAAQGPAKAKVTTPGGQTISGTVKTNNDFDISLIDAAGNYHHWPRQQVKVEIEDKLTGHRALLPKYTDADINNLAAYLVTLK, from the coding sequence ATGTGTCATCAACGTAAATTCCGGCTGCTAGCCGTCGCGCTTGGCAGCGTCTTGTTGCTGGCCGTCACGGCAAACAATCCTAGTGCGCAAGAACCCGGCGGTGGCGGCGGACGGCGCGGCGGCAACCTGCGCGAGTTCCTGGGGCTAGGCCCAGCGCCTGATCCGGCGGCGGCGAAAAAGGGCGAGCCGCTCTATAAACAAAACTGTGGCGGCTGTCACGGCGCAGATGGCCGTGGGGCGCAAGCGCCCAATCTGCTGCGTTCGCCGCTGGTGCTGCACGATGTCAAAGGCGAAGAACTGACGCCGGTCATCAAACAGGGACGCGGCAATATGCCTGCCTTCCCTGGCCTGTCGGCGGATGACATTTACGCCATCTCGCAATACATCCATCTGCAAGTCGAATTGACGGCGAATCGTGGCACTTACGGTTCGACCTATGCATCGTTGCGCAATCAGGCGACGGGCGATGCCAAGCAGGGCGAGGCGTTTTTCAAAGCCAACTGCACGGCTTGCCATTCCGCGACGGGCGATTTGGCGAAAATCGGCGCGAAGTTCGCCCAGGTGACCGCCCTCAAGTCGCGCTTCCTCTGGCCTGCTGCGCAAGGCCCGGCCAAAGCCAAAGTGACGACGCCCGGCGGGCAGACGATCAGCGGCACAGTCAAGACGAATAACGATTTCGATATTTCGCTGATTGACGCCGCAGGCAATTACCATCACTGGCCGCGCCAACAGGTCAAAGTCGAAATCGAAGACAAGCTGACCGGCCATCGCGCCTTGCTGCCCAAATACACGGATGCTGACATCAACAACCTCGCGGCCTATCTGGTGACACTCAAATGA